One Methylomarinovum tepidoasis DNA window includes the following coding sequences:
- a CDS encoding DegQ family serine endoprotease — protein MMNRLLATLAFGVFFSLSAQGGIIPWLKGGETGTETQVPTELRRDNLPSLAPMLEHVLPAVVNIAASGKVVVENPLLQDPFFRYFFRGMPPQMERKTQSVGSGVIVDAGKGYVITNHHVVKNADTIYVILKDRRRIKAKLVGSDPETDIAVLKVKPERLQALPLGDSDALRVGDFVVAIGNPFGLGQTVTSGIVSALGRTGLGIEGYENFIQTDASINPGNSGGALVDLRGRLVGINTAIVAPSGGNVGIGFAIPINMAHQVMQQIIKYGEVKRGMLGVQVQDLTPELAEAMGIDVKEGALISGVTKGSAAEKAGLKPGDVIIGFDGKRVKNSAQLRNLVGLKRVGDKAEVELIRDGKRMTMTVTIGKPIAEGGPVTDIPMLEGAYLSDIPPDHPLYGEIQGVLVAGVEMGSPAWQAGLRKGDIILSVNRKRVKSVAEFLQAARQSPARLLLRIQRGNFSLFLVLER, from the coding sequence ATGATGAACCGACTGCTCGCGACGCTGGCCTTCGGCGTCTTCTTTTCCCTGTCCGCTCAGGGGGGCATCATCCCCTGGCTCAAGGGCGGCGAAACCGGGACGGAAACCCAAGTCCCCACCGAGCTGCGACGAGACAATCTCCCCTCCCTGGCACCGATGCTGGAACACGTCCTGCCGGCTGTGGTCAACATCGCCGCCTCGGGCAAGGTGGTAGTGGAAAATCCCCTGCTGCAGGATCCCTTCTTCCGCTACTTCTTCCGCGGCATGCCGCCGCAGATGGAACGCAAGACCCAGAGCGTCGGCTCCGGCGTGATCGTCGATGCCGGCAAGGGTTACGTGATCACCAACCATCACGTGGTCAAGAACGCCGACACGATCTACGTCATCCTCAAGGACCGCCGCCGCATCAAGGCCAAACTGGTAGGCTCGGACCCGGAAACCGACATCGCCGTGCTCAAGGTCAAACCCGAACGTTTGCAGGCGCTGCCCCTGGGCGATTCGGACGCCTTACGGGTGGGTGACTTCGTGGTCGCCATCGGCAATCCCTTCGGCCTGGGACAGACGGTCACCTCAGGGATCGTCAGCGCCCTGGGACGCACCGGCCTGGGTATCGAGGGCTATGAGAACTTCATCCAGACCGACGCTTCCATCAACCCCGGCAATTCCGGCGGCGCCCTGGTGGATCTGCGCGGGAGACTGGTGGGCATCAACACCGCCATCGTCGCCCCTTCCGGCGGCAACGTCGGCATCGGTTTCGCCATTCCCATCAACATGGCCCATCAGGTCATGCAGCAGATCATCAAATATGGCGAGGTCAAGCGCGGCATGCTCGGCGTCCAGGTCCAGGACCTGACCCCGGAACTGGCCGAAGCCATGGGGATCGACGTCAAGGAAGGTGCGTTGATTTCCGGCGTCACCAAGGGCAGCGCTGCAGAAAAGGCCGGTCTCAAGCCCGGCGACGTCATCATCGGCTTCGACGGCAAGCGGGTGAAGAACTCCGCCCAGCTGCGCAACTTGGTGGGACTGAAGCGGGTCGGCGACAAAGCCGAAGTCGAACTGATCCGCGACGGCAAGCGCATGACGATGACCGTCACCATCGGCAAACCCATCGCCGAGGGCGGACCGGTGACCGACATCCCGATGCTGGAGGGCGCCTATCTGTCGGACATTCCGCCCGATCATCCTCTCTACGGCGAAATCCAGGGAGTTCTGGTCGCCGGGGTGGAAATGGGCAGCCCGGCCTGGCAGGCAGGCCTGCGCAAGGGCGACATCATCCTGTCGGTCAACCGCAAGCGGGTCAAATCGGTGGCCGAATTCCTCCAGGCCGCCCGCCAGTCGCCCGCCCGCCTGCTGCTGCGGATCCAACGCGGCAATTTCTCCCTGTTCCTGGTACTGGAGCGGTAA